The Malaclemys terrapin pileata isolate rMalTer1 chromosome 2, rMalTer1.hap1, whole genome shotgun sequence nucleotide sequence GTTTTACATGACACTACTCCTGTAGTGACGTTTGAAAATTGGCAGGTGCATCATCAGATCTTAGGAGTAGTGATTAAAGGCAGTTTTGCAACAATAAAATCCAGTTGACATTCAAGGTGAAGATTAATTTACAAGATGGTCTTACAAGGGCGCTTCCAAAAGAATAAAATATAGATACAGCGAAGAAAACAATGAAAGCTATTCAATATATTTCAACATATGTGCTCTGgtgtgctttgagcagggggttggactagatgacctcttgaggtcccttccaactctgatattctatgattctattctatgatttgatattttctgtacttgtaaaataaaagtaaatgatTCCTAAGCAGGAGGTCAACAGTGATACCATCTAAAGAGGGTTCTTCAAGCCCTCTCTCTGTGATAGTTTCCTAATACTCATATGTCTTCAAGAGAACTACCATATGAAGTGTTCCACCTGGGCCTGAGttttcttactcaggcaaaattcccattgagttaTGAAACTGAGTCCTTAGCTGACCATAATGCAAACTACATTAATATTTTCTCTGCAGTAGTTAATGGTAAATTCCATTTTGGATTTATATGCTTCAGTTATTTAATTAACAGCTTTAGGAACGGGCTCCTTGCCTTCCTGTCCTGTTTCTAGGTAGTTCAAATATTTCACAACCTCTCTCTTTCCCAAAATGGCCAACAGCATTTAAAGGAAGACCTTAAATGGTCTACATGACATTTTTAAAGATTGTTTTGAAAGAAACTCTGTATTGGCAGTAAATGCTTTTAAGGACTTATCCTTTTATAAACCTGAGTATATGTGTGGGATGAAAGTTGGCTACACTAGTGTGACATGCTGCCAAGCTTCACTCTTTCTAGTGGAGTAAACATGCTATTGAGATTTGTTTAGTGCTCTGCTTTGTAGGAAATTTAGctgaaatattgtttttaaagctAATTTTTTTTAGATTTCCGTAGTAGTCATGAGAGAGGGATGAAGAACAGTGATGGGTGATCTTGTTTGGAATGTGCAAATGTGCACCCCTTCCAGtgtttttccttcctcttccatttttttaatgagctggTCAGCTGCAAACTGATTAGCAGAGGTACATTCTCAACTCACAGCTGAGGTTATCTTGCCCCGTGTGATAGACAGTACTGCTGCATGTGCAGCTGCTACTTTTGGCGATACTGAACATTTTGATCCTGTAGAAGACACTGCATTGAAAGGTACATCTGATACAGCTAAGGAAAAAATGTCTCTTTGGCAGCATGAACTAGATCCAGAAAATGTTTACAGGTTCACTTTTTCCATACTAATGATTAAATTACAAGTTCACATAGAAGCCTTAGGTGTATAGCTTGTTAAAACAACAAACAGTAACAGGAAAGAGGAGTACAATAAAACCATTCATTTTCTGCAGATGAAGTTAAAACTCTGACTCAGTTGTTGAAGTGTCTAAAGGTCAGAAATGATATGACTAGAGAAGACTTATTGTTATTAGTGCCAAGTTCACTTTGTTCCCTTGATAAGTGTCATATCACAATGCAAGCTGTGGCGCTTAATCAAATTAATTATAATGGGACGTGAAAGCAGTACATTATCAGTGGCCATATTAACTGTCCGCTGATCAAAACGTGCATTTTCTATGTATTTTCTTTTGCTAATCGGCTTTCTTATCTCCTACATTTGTTGTTGGTTTTGCACAtttgttgcttttgtttttaatgctttAATTCAGAGTTGTGGGTAGgagtcttttgtttgttttaaactaaaacaCCTTCACAGGATTTCATCAGCTCCTGAGATACTTTAAAGTAGAGTTTCTCCCTGgtatttaaaatactttgtgCCTAAACTGTATTCTAAATATAGTGTTAAGGTTTAGTAACTTTTGGAATGCTTCGGAAGAGAGGGTGTTTCTAGAAATAGCGAAATTTGTTGCTTAAACAGAATTCAATAATTCACTCAGCAGAACCAATCCATGTCCAGTAGATAAACTGTGCATACTCTTTCCGTATTTATGTGGTAAAAAACGGTGAGTCCTGCTGACTAATTCACAGAAGAAAATTAGTATTGATCTTGAGAAAATTGCCTTCTATTTTCCTCTACATATTGAATTTGATCATGAGATTTATATGAATTAGTAAAATAAAGAACAAGATAATATAATGTAAGGAAGAACCTTGTGTTAGCAGGGCATTGGACTGAAAGGTTTAATAGATCTTTTAACTGTCTCATTATCTTATGAGGAACTGAGACTAATTGGGGGGTAGGAAAAAGGTACCCGCAAAATTGACAAAAGGAGACAAAAAAATTCAGTATGGAACTTAATTTATCTGCAGCAATCAAAGGTATTAGCTAATGAAGTTTGCAATATGGTCagtctctcaggcctggtctacactaggaggttatgtcgaatttagcagcgttaaattgaattaaccctgcacccgtccacacaacgaagctatttagttcgacatagaggtctcttaaattcgatttctgtactcctccacaACGAGGGgcgtagcgctaaattcgacatggccatgtcgaattagggtaggtgtggatggaaatcgatgctaatagctccaggagctatcccacagtgcaccactctgttgacgccctggacagcagtctgagcttggatgctctgaccagccacacaggaaaagccccgggaaaatttgaattccttttcctctctgggcagtttgaacctcatttcctgtttggacatcgtggcgagctcagcagcactggcaacgatgcagagttctccagcagaggtgaccatgcaatctcagaatagaaagagggccccagcatggattgatcgggaagtcttggatctgattgatgtgtggggcgatgagtccgtgctttcggagctgcgatcgaaaagacggaatgcaaagatctacgagaagatctcaaaagccatgacagagagagggtaCTGCTGGGATGCaacacagtgccgcgtgaaaatcaaggagctgagacgagcgtaccagaagaccaaagagtcaaacggacgttctggatcccagccccagacatgccgtttctacgaggcactgcattccattctaggtgcggccgccaccactaccccaccactgaccgtggactttGAGGAttggatattgtcgacggccgcttcctcggagatgttagcggacggggaagatgaggaaggtgaggaggaggacgaggcagtcgacagcgcttacaacgctgatttcccagacagccaggatctctttatcaccctcacagagatcccctaccagcCGTCaccaggcgttaacccagaccctgaatcaggggaaggatcagtcggtaagtgttttaaacatgtaaacatttattttgagcagaacaggaatattaacaatgggtttttcatgatttgtttgccctaggcgcttaatgttttagtctttggcagtgcaactactgcaaaagaatctaacaatgtccggtttatcatgattagtttgccctaggcgctctactttttagtccttggcagtgcagctactagaaaagaaggtctatatgtccggggatagagctgaaatcctcatgggacatctccacgaagctctcctgcaggtaattggaaagcctttgcatgaggttcctggggagagcggccttattgtgtcctccgtggtaggaaacttttcctcgccaggctatcatcaagtactctgggatcattgccttgcagagcatggtggcatacggccctggtttttgctggctgtcacacagcatgcgttctttctcggtgtcagaaattctcagcagagtgatgttgttcatggtgacctgcttagaattaggggaatgttactattgggactgcttgcctgttcctttacagaactgtcacgggcggtttacagccacgcagtggagacgggagaggggcagcatacagggatctttcccggggacagccgtgagagggtgggacaggggcagagttcatgcttgccggattgccggcagcaggaccTGGctaacgataggagcattgctttgaacgtgaaaggaaggcactgctataatttaagttttaagcagccaaaagtctacggcttaccatgtcagcctgctacccgaattctgctgtcctgccccgcttgtctgatctccagtGCAAGACCCCAGGTACTGAATGCAAAggctgaaaattcgaccttgtcctgagtgcgcatgtgataggtgctgtgcatggtcttgttcacagagaaagactatgttcattgttcacaaaaaattatttttgtgaggaattcactccctttttcccatcccacagctgcgactgtctcccgacctaccctggcatccccctcgcagaggctggcgcagattaggcggagaaagaaaaggacacgggacgacatgttctcagaacttatgggctgctcccaagccgatgcggcccagcagacccagtggagggagaacatgtcgcaataccagcgatcacacagcgaacgggaggagaggtggcggcaggaagaccagcaggcgactcaaacgctgcttggactaatgaaggagcaaacggacacgctccggcaccttgtggatgttctgcaggaccggaggcaggaggacagagccccgctgcattctatctctaactgccctcccccgccacaaactcccataccctcctcacccaaagtcccaagaaggaggggcggcaggggccgtgaaaactgtcactccacccctgcagactgctcaagtaccagaaggctctcattcccaaagatttgataagtcctttccttcccgcctcacccaagcccccgtcccagtttcatcccctaactgtgtagttgctaataaaagatacgtttctgttaattactgtttccatcatgttcttttaggggagagtgtgtttgaaggggggaagggggttggttattggagaggacagtcacctttaccagggtacagacacggggcaggttcagcagaaggtcacacacacattgcagtcactaggcacactggtcagtctgggaggtggttttcatgttctggggcgggggggtcatGTGAcgttgtggcgggggagggcggatagagatcttatgcagcggtccttatcctggatcacagagccaagcagcaggggatctgtaaccgtcctcccccgccacaaagtcaaatagcccccacacacagagtcccgaaaaggagggatggcaggctccgttgaaacaaccagtccaccactgcggaccactctaggagcaggagcctgtcatttcTTGAGTTTAGAagtgttctttccatcactatgcacgctccccaccacagtctgcgtcccagtttcaacactttactgcgaaatccgtaataaagaaaatggtgttcattaacgaagttccatttcttttatttttaaatgtgtgttggaagggggggatggggtgaacggggtatgtagctggagaggatagtcaacagtaagtgggtaaagaaacgggggcagattcagcttctgtttaaacaaacttaatagtcacaggttaccctgctcactgaggaacctagctttcaaagcctcccagatgcacagcgcgtcccgctggactcttctaatcgcacggctgtctggctgggtgtaatcagtggccaggctattcgcctcaacctcccaccccgccataaaggtctcccccttgctctcacagagattgtggcgcacacagcaagctgcaataacaatggggatattggtttcgctgagatcagagcgagtcagtaaacttctccatctccccttgagacatccaaaagcacactccaccaccattctgcacttgctcagacggtagttgaagagttcattttcagtgtccagggcgcctgtatagggcttcatgagccagggcattagcgggtaggctgggtccccgaggatcactataggcatctccacatccccaacagttattttctggtccgggaagtaaataccttcctgcagcagtctaaacagaccagagttcctgaaaacacaagcgtcatgaaccttgcccggccatcatacgttgatgtttgtaaaacgtcccctatggtccaccagtgcttgcagcaccattgaaaagtagccctttcggttaatgtactggctggcttggtggtccggtcccaggatagggatgtgagttccatctatagccccaccgcagtttgggaatcccatcgcggcgaagccatctatgatgacctggatgtTTCCAAGGGttactacctttgacagcagtagctcaacgattgcgttggctacttgtatcacagcaacccccacggtagatttgccgacgccaaagtgattcgcgactgaccggtagctgtctggtgttgcaagcttccagagggctatggccactctcttctggacagtcagggctgctcgcatccgggtatccttgcgcttcagggcaggggacagcaactcacaaagttccaggaaagttctctTCCGCAtatgaaagtttcgcagccactgtattcatcccagacctgcagcactatgtccgtgcttgtttcccgggcccagaatcgccgttccacagcatcaacatgacccagtgccaccatgatgtccacggcgcggggtcccgtgctttgtgagaggtctgtgccactctcagacttcatgtcctcaccgcgctgccgtagcctcctcgcccaatttctcagcatctgcctctggaaaaggtggatgatagggtgcgaggtgttgacaacggccataactgcagtgatggtcgcagcgggctccaggctcgcagtgctgtggcgtccgcgctgtcactcaccagaaaagtgcgcgaactgattgcgcgcacggttggatgacgacagttacccaaaaccaccctcgacacattttttttcccaacaggCATTGAgcgctcgacccagaattccaatgggcagcggcaACTGCGGgcaactgtgggatagctgcca carries:
- the LOC128832688 gene encoding uncharacterized protein LOC128832688 is translated as MQSSPAEVTMQSQNRKRAPAWIDREVLDLIDVWGDESVLSELRSKRRNAKIYEKISKAMTERGYCWDATQCRVKIKELRRAYQKTKESNGRSGSQPQTCRFYEALHSILGAAATTTPPLTVDFEDWILSTAASSEMLADGEDEEGEEEDEAVDSAYNADFPDSQDLFITLTEIPYQPSPGVNPDPESGEGSVAATVSRPTLASPSQRLAQIRRRKKRTRDDMFSELMGCSQADAAQQTQWRENMSQYQRSHSEREERWRQEDQQATQTLLGLMKEQTDTLRHLVDVLQDRRQEDRAPLHSISNCPPPPQTPIPSSPKVPRRRGGRGRENCHSTPADCSSTRRLSFPKI